A window of Xiphophorus hellerii strain 12219 chromosome 19, Xiphophorus_hellerii-4.1, whole genome shotgun sequence contains these coding sequences:
- the ezra gene encoding ezrin a, protein MPKLVNVRVTTMDAELEFSFNGNTKGRQLLEQVARTIGLREIWYFGLQFVDNRGLASWLVEDKKVTEQNVKNETPLQFRFRVQYYPEDVDEELIQDVTRKLFFLQVKEHILSDELYCPPETAVLLASYAVQAKYGEYDKSVHRREYLSSERLLPKRVLDQHKLSKEQWEDRIQAWHEEHKAMLKEDAIIEYLKIAQDLEMYGVSYFEIRNKKGTELWLGVDALGINIYPKDDRLTPKIGFPWNEIGNVSFDNKKFVIKPMDKKSPHIMFHGTQPRIHKGIMQLAKGNHRLYARRRVADNIEVQQMKAQAKQDRLQKKMERDQLESEKKKRENIEREKQQMEREKQELMMKLYEFEETTKRAERDLQEQLDRAMRLEEERRRVEQEAARLEAERMEAIIAKEELARQAEEQMKSQEQLAAELAEYTAKITELEEAKRAKEEEAETWHMKAEEVEQSLLRTKEELQSVRTPSNSAPPGGSPSPSSSSSSSSSSDSESDHEHSEDNSTYSTELHSQDISEDLLEEERLTEAEKNERLRKQLMDLSSDLEQSRHDSKKTQNDLLHAENVRVGRDKYKTLRQIRLGNTKQRVDEFEAL, encoded by the exons ATGCCCAAACTG GTCAATGTTCGCGTCACTACAATGGACGCGGAGCTGGAGTTTTCCTTTAACGGCAACACTAAAGGGAGGCAGCTGCTTGAACAG GTTGCCAGGACGATCGGCCTCCGTGAGATTTGGTACTTCGGCCTCCAGTTTGTGGACAACAGAGGACTTGCCTCGTGGCTGGTAGAAGACAAGAAA GTGACGGAACAGAACGTAAAGAACGAGACTCCCCTGCAGTTCAGATTCCGGGTTCAGTATTACCCCGAGGACGTGGACGAGGAGCTGATCCAGGACGTCACCAGGAAGCTCTTCTTCCTGCAGGTGAAGGAGCACATCCTGTCCGACGAGCTCTACTGTCCCCCGGAGACCGCTGTGCTGCTGGCCTCCTACGCCGTGCAGGCGAAGTACGGCGAGTACGACAAGTCGGTGCACCGGCGGGAATACCTCTCCTCAGAGCGTCTGCTCCCGAAGAG AGTGCTGGATCAACACAAGCTGTCAAAGGAGCAGTGGGAAGACAGAATCCAGGCCTGGCACGAGGAGCACAAAGCCATGCTGAA GGAAGACGCGATCATCGAGTACCTGAAGATCGCCCAGGATCTGGAGATGTACGGCGTTAGCTACTTTGAGATCAGAAACAAGAAGGGCACAGAGCTGTGGCTGGGCGTGGACGCGCTAGGGATCAACATCTATCCAAAGGATGACAG GCTCACCCCTAAAATTGGATTCCCCTGGAATGAAATTGGAAACGTTTCTTTTGACAACAAGAAATTTGTCATCAAGCCCATGGACAAAAAATCTCCA CACATCATGTTTCACGGGACGCAACCTCGCATCCACAAGGGCATCATGCAGCTGGCTAAGGGCAACCATCGCCTGTACGCCCGCCGCCGCGTGGCCGACAACATCGAGGTTCAGCAGATGAAGGCTCAGGCCAAACAGGACAGGCTCCAGAAGAAAATGGAGAG GGATCAGCTGGAAAgcgagaagaagaagagagaaaacattGAGAGGGAGAAGCAGCAGATGGAGAGAGAAAAGCAGGAGCTGATGATGAAGCTCTACGAGTTTGAAGAGACTACTAAGAGAGCGGAGCGAG ATCTTCAGGAGCAGCTGGACCGGGCCATgaggctggaggaggagaggaggagggtgGAGCAGGAGGCGGCCCGGCTGGAGGCTGAGAGGATGGAGGCCATAATTGCCAAGGAGGAGCTGGCCAGGCAAGCCGAGGAGCAGATGAAGAGCCAGGAGCAGCTG GCTGCGGAGCTGGCCGAGTACACGGCCAAGATCACTGAGCTGGAGGAGGCCAAGAGAGCCAAGGAGGAGGAAGCTGAGACATGGCACATGAAG GCTGAGGAAGTGGAGCAGAGCCTGTTGAGGACGAAGGAAGAGCTGCAAAGTGTGAGGACCCCGTCCAACTCGGCCCCTCCCGGTGGCTCCCCTTCcccctcctcgtcctcctcttcctcctcctcctcggaCAGCGAGAGTGACCACGAGCACAGCGAGGACAACAGCACCTACAGCACCGAGCTGCACTCGCAGGACATCAGCGAGGACCTCCTGGAGGAGGAGCGACTCACCGAGGCGGAGAAGAACGAGCGCCtcaggaagcagctgatg GACCTGAGCTCAGATCTGGAGCAATCTAGACACGACTCCAAGAAGACCCAGAACGACCTGCTCCACGCTGAGAACGTCCGCGTCGGACGAGACAAGTACAAGACCCTCCGTCAGATCCGCCTGGGCAACACCAAGCAGAGGGTGGACGAGTTTGAGGCTTTGTAG
- the trip11 gene encoding thyroid receptor-interacting protein 11 — translation MSSWLGELGSGLGQSLGQVGGSLSSFTGQISNFTKDMLLEGVEEVGDAATELHVSNSKLAEVEAAFSTQKSEHERLKKRHAELEEKLEASEIQIKQQSAEYRTLLQQKDVEISHLKARQSGLQEEVQKLQRSAQSAASSPAVLPATTASLTATSSSPSIFLTRSAGPHHGFHSDEMDISDVLWSQQEINKLSTEVMRLEAEVAHWRRMSQASTTPGTGNGDQGEILKLQRTIKELRDEMSREVDEHQHELAALQDAQRQKLAEVTRRHREELAEYEERIEELEEQNRSGDGQVSSPSDSSKLPELQGNVQTLQEAAERREKQLAELSASLEDARRNQASLQLERDDALEENAELLQNYSRLQASVAELQTRVQEQEGKALQKTQFEHEIQTLRYNLAAAEKEIERLKDFSEAEPREEVEHADILELNTIIGMLRQEKEVLEQEKLELQHRLTVAGEQAVCKNASLMESGEAESLEDLKTELERREKVLRATEEERDTLMSELEELDRQNQEATQHLITAKEQLSGQLKEAEAELIRTTAELSASKDQKGALERELETQKEKTSQSAFTLNDLHMAKQQLEQRVKELKDALGRANEQSREARREAAELKKTLQKREEQLAAAKAETAHGGESRTEEELAGKERELSDLRREMDQMRSSYEKGMSEEYEVKMANRRLKDEHENALRKLEELGKQLKENQAALNRTTREKDTRIEALKLEKNQLELELSQAERALSEQVKQYQQTIEELTRARSMDASALQTEHESAIKLNQEKDLEIAKLRRDMEQLASDHRDTNEMLSITVAGQKQLTDLLQEKDVFVETLKQNAEDIQREMENRVSAMTKEVDVLKQAVDEKDKQLGGMKEESSHLKEEIDRLRDQQSRPQPLAEPKTLDIITELETEIAQLKSSRNALEDEVRSLKRTSEEQQASLQAQRSELEQAAVRHQQTALDYDRLIQAKDEEITRLQQSVDQGHLPAFQGDVILQEDKTWSLNQDNGNEKHDLSKAEIEKLVRGIEEKETEIVQLNEKNLLLTRQLEQLAFSRDEVGKLSQMIRQKDLEIQALHARVSSGQDVLYLQQQLQAFAVEREQMLAVLNDKTRENGQLRSDYHRLVDVVAAKEAALVRLQQENQRLSNVSDPAGSQEMFKETIQNLSRIIREKDIEIDALTQKCQTLVTVLQSMGGEAGAVSGGVSSNQFEELLQERDTLKQQVKKMEEWKQQVITTVKNMQHESAQLHEELIKLQGQVSADSDCSSKLSVDYARLIQSYEQKEKRLGGLSLELAQVQQTISQLSSTKDVLLGKLDSVAQTPEAAAPTAQKRALNLTAEPQTQQTTEVLQAQLAEKENLIRTLQENNHRLSDAASASESEQRSQAEDVRQVRDRLESLQRSVREKDLLIKTKGDQLSQVSEALRNRENDNEVLKQAVTNLKERALILELDARKLKEENEQVAARSREKESEFRALQETNMQVSLLLREKEFELSSISEKAATVERMLKDKELGKSGELNQLLNELKSMQEKAVMFQQERDQMMMALKQKQMEATALQSELQHTRDKEQRLNLELERLRNHLLEIEDSYTREALAAEDRETELRRRVALLDDKLATSSNAVENASQQASMQVESLQEQLSNVVKQRDDALLQLRTSQEQVRQYAVSLSNLQMVLEQFQQEEKAMYSAELEKHKKEKDEWKRKALLLEDQASALQLNLDEANAALDSASRLTDQIDQKEEQIEVLNKQVNVRQEMLEEAQKKLMNLLNSTEGKIDKVLMRNLFLGYFHTPKTKRADVLRLMGSVLGLSREQVDQMLEDDARHGVGGWVSSWLGGRGAQSVPNTPQRPTSGPGLNSSFSEMFVKFLEMESTPSLPAPRLPVHDIRPLSAPPSGRTGGSSSGSAGAAAGIRRPGESNPFLAPRSAAVPLVAGSGPAGSGGHLLMKPITDALPTFTPVPVSAEASAGAVLKDLLKQ, via the exons ATGTCTTCCTGGCTGGGTGAGCTGGGCTCCGGCCTCGGCCAGTCTCTGGGACAGGTCGGGGGCAGCCTGTCATCGTTCACCGGGCAGATATCAAACTTTACCAAAGACATGCTACTCGAAGGAGTGGAAGAAGTCGGAG ATGCTGCCACAGAATTACACGTGTCCAATTCCAAGTTGGCTGAGGTGGAGGCTGCGTTTTCCACTCAAAAATCAGAG CATGAAAGGCTGAAAAAACGTCACGCAGAACTGGAGGAGAAGCTGGAGGCCTCAGAGATCCAGATTAAACAACAGTCTGCAGAATACAGAACCCTCCTGCAGCAGAAAGAT GTGGAGATCAGCCACCTAAAAGCTCGACAAAGCGGCCTCCAGGAAGAAGTCCAGAAGCTGCAGCGGTCGGCGCAGTCGGCCGCCTCCTCTCCAGCGGTGCTGCCGGCGACCACCGCCTCCCTGACCgccacctcctcctctccttccatCTTCCTGACGCGCTCCGCAGGGCCTCATCACGGCTTCCATAGCGACGAAATGGACATCAGCGACGTCCTTTGGTCGCAGCAGGAAATCAACAAGCTGTCCACAGAAGTGATGCGTCTAGAGGCGGAGGTGGCGCATTGGAGGAGAATGTCgcag GCATCAACAACCCCAGGAACTGGTAATGGTGACCAGGGGGAGATTCTCAAACTACAAAGAACTATTAAG GAGTTACGGGACGAAATGAGTCGAGAGGTGGATGAACACCAGCATGAGCTGGCGGCTCTGCAGGACGCCCAGCGGCAAAAGCTGGCGGAGGTCACGCGCCGCCACAGAGAGGAGCTCGCAGAGTACGAGGAGAGGAtagaggagctggaggagcagaaTCGCAGTG GGGACGGTCAGGTCAGCTCTCCGTCGGATTCCTCCAAACTGCCTGAGCTCCAGGGAAACGTCCAGACTCTGCAGGAAGCAGCGGAGCGGCGCGAGAAGCAGCTGGCCGAGCTGTCTGCCAGTCTGGAGGACGCGCGGAGGAACCAGGCCTCCCTGCAGCTGGAGAGGGACGACGCCCTGGAGGAGAACGCGGAGCTGCTGCAGAACTACTCGCGCCTGCAGGCCTCCGTGGCTGAACTGCAGACACGAGTCCAGGAGCAGGAGGGGAAGGCTCTGCAAAAAACCCAGTTTGAGCATGAGATTCAGACGCTTAGATATAACTTAGCAG ctgcagaaaaagaaatagagaGACTCAAGGACTTTTCTGAG GCAGAGCCGAGAGAAGAGGTTGAGCATGCAGACATCTTGGAACTGAACACCATTATAGGAATGTTGAGGCAAGAAAAGGAAGTCCTAGAACAAGAAAAG CTTGAGCTGCAACACAGACTGACGGTAGCAGGGGAGCAAGCGGTTTGCAAAAATGCGTCGCTGATGGAGTCTGGTGAGGCGGAGTCCCTGGAGGATCTGAAGACGGAGCttgagaggagagagaaagtcCTGAGAGCCACCGAGGAGGAGCGGGACACCCTCATGTCGGAGCTGGAGGAGTTGGACCGGCAGAACCAGGAAGCAACACAG CACTTGATCACCGCAAAAGAGCAGCTCTCTGGCCAGTTGAAAGAAGCTGAGGCGGAGCTGATCAGAACGACCGCAGAGCTCAGCGCCTCCAAGGACCAGAAAGGAGCGCTGGAACGAGAGCTGGAGACCCAGAAAGAGAAAACGAGCCAAAGCGCGTTCACCCTCAATGACCTCCACATGGCCAAACAGCAGCTGGAACAGAGGGTGAAGGAACTGAAAGACGCGTTGGGACGTGCGAACGAGCAGAGTCGGGAAGCGAGGCGAGAAGCGGCCGAGCTGAAGAAGACCCTGCAGAAGCGGGAGGAGCAGCTAGCCGCTGCTAAAGCAGAGACTGCTCATGGAGGAGAGAGTCGGACGGAGGAGGAGCTGgcggggaaggagagggagcTGTCGGACCTCAGGAGAGAAATGGACCAAATGAGGAGCTCCTACGAAAAGGGGATGTCTGAAGAGTATGAGGTGAAGATGGCGAACCGGAGGTTGAAGGACGAGCATGAGAATGCTTTGAGGAAGTTAGAGGAGCTAGGCAAGCAGCTGAAAGAAAACCAGGCCGCTCTAAACAGGACAACAAGGGAGAAAGACACTCGTATCGAAGCGCTCAAGCTGGAGAAGAACCAACTCGAACTGGAGCTGTCGCAGGCTGAGAGAGCGCTGTCAGAGCAGGTGAAACAGTACCAGCAGACCATCGAGGAGCTGACCCGAGCCAGATCCATGGACGCCTCGGCTTTGCAAACCGAGCACGAGTCGGCCATCAAGCTAAACCAGGAGAAAGACCTGGAGATCGCCAAGCTGAGGCGAGACATGGAGCAGCTGGCGTCGGACCACAGAGACACCAACGAGATGCTCTCGATCACCGTCGCGGGGCAGAAGCAGCTGACGGACTTGCTGCAAGAGAAGGATGTCTTTGTGGAAACTTTGAAACAGAACGCGGAGGATATACAGAGAGAGATGGAGAACAGGGTGTCAGCCATGACCAAAGAGGTAGACGTCCTCAAACAAGCAGTGGACGAAAAGGATAAGCAGCTGGGAGGGATGAAGGAGGAGAGCAGCCATCTGAAAGAGGAGATCGATCGGCTGAGGGATCAGCAGAGCAGACCACAACCACTGGCCGAACCCAAGACTCTGGACATCATCACCGAGCTGGAGACGGAGATCGCCCAGCTGAAGTCGTCCAGGAACGCGCTGGAAGACGAAGTCCGGTCGCTGAAGAGAACCTCGGAGGAGCAGCAGGCGTCTCTGCAGGCTCAGCGGAGCGAGCTGGAACAGGCCGCGGTTCGCCACCAGCAGACGGCGCTCGACTACGACAGACTCATTCAAGCCAAAGACGAGGAGATAACCCGCCTCCAGCAGAGCGTGGACCAGGGTCACCTCCCGGCGTTCCAGGGAGACGTCATCCTCCAGGAGGACAAGACGTGGTCTCTCAATCAGGACAACGGCAATGAGAAGCACGACCTGTCCAAGGCCGAGATAGAGAAACTAGTCCGCGGCATCGAGGAGAAAGAGACCGAGATCGTCCAGCTGAACGAGAAAAACCTCTTGCTCACCAGGCAGCTGGAACAGCTGGCGTTCTCTCGCGACGAAGTGGGCAAACTCTCCCAAATGATCCGGCAGAAAGATCTGGAGATCCAAGCGCTCCATGCCCGGGTCTCGTCGGGTCAGGACGTCCTCTACCTCCAGCAGCAGTTGCAGGCGTTCGCCGTGGAGCGCGAGCAGATGTTGGCCGTGCTCAACGACAAGACAAGGGAGAACGGGCAGCTGCGCTCTGACTACCACCGCCTGGTGGACGTCGTGGCCGCTAAGGAAGCCGCCCTGGTGAGGCTGCAGCAGGAGAACCAGCGGCTCTCCAACGTGAGCGACCCCGCAGGGAGCCAGGAGATGTTCAAGGAGACCATCCAAAACCTGTCCCGCATCATCAGAGAGAAGGACATCGAGATCGACGCTTTGACTCAGAAGTGCCAGACCTTGGTGACCGTCTTGCAGTCGATGGGAGGCGAGGCCGGTGCTGTGTCCGGCGGCGTCAGCAGCAACCAGTTCGAGGAGCTTCTTCAGGAGAGGGACACGCTGAAGCAGCAGGTGAAGAAGATGGAGGAGTGGAAGCAGCAGGTGATCACCACGGTCAAGAACATGCAGCACGAGTCGGCGCAGCTGCACGAGGAGCTGATCAAGCTGCAGGGCCAGGTGTCTGCCGACAGCgactgcagctccaagctgTCCGTCGACTACGCCCGACTGATCCAGAGCTACGAGCAGAAGGAGAAGAGGCTGGGAGGTTTGAGTTTGGAGCTGGCGCAAGTCCAGCAGACCATCAGTCAGCTCAGCAGCACCAAGGATGTGCTGCTGGGGAAACTGGATAGCGTTGCGCAGACTCCCGAGGCCGCAGCACCGACCGCCCAAAAGAGAGCTCTCAATCTTACAGCCGAGCCCCAAACCCAACAGACCACCGAAGTTCTGCAAGCGCAGCTGGCTGAGAAAGAAAACCTAATCAGGACCCTTCAGGAGAACAACCACCGGCTCTCCGACGCGGCGTCCGCCTCAGAGAGCGAGCAGAGGAGTCAGGCTGAGGATGTCCGCCAGGTCCGGGACAGACTGGAGTCCCTGCAGAGGTCGGTGAGGGAGAAAGACCTGCTCATAAAGACCAAAGGAGACCAGCTGAGCCAAGTGAGCGAGGCGCTGCGCAACCGCGAGAACGACAACGAGGTTTTGAAGCAGGCCGTGACCAACCTGAAGGAGCGGGCGCTCATCTTGGAGTTGGACGCAAGGAAGCTGAAGGAGGAGAACGAGCAGGTGGCGGCGCGCTCTCGGGAGAAGGAGTCGGAGTTCAGGGCTCTGCAGGAAACAAACATGCAGGTTTCGCTTCTGCTCAGAGAGAAGGAGTTTGAGCTGAGCTCGATAAGCGAGAAGGCCGCCACGGTGGAGCGGATGCTCAAAGACAAAGAGCTG GGTAAATCCGGTGAACTGAATCAGCTTCTGAACGAACTGAAGTCCATGCAGGAGAAAGCGGTGATGTTCCAGCAGGAGAGGGACCAGATGATGATGGCGCTGAAGCAGAAGCAAATGGAGGCCACAGCGCTACAGTCTGAG CTGCAGCACACGAGGGATAAAGAGCAGCGGCTCAACCTGGAGCTGGAGAGGCTGCGCAACCACCTGCTGGAGATCGAAGACTCCTACACCAGGGAAGCCCTCGCTGCGGAGGACCGGGAGACGGAGCTGCGCAGGCGGGTGGCGCTGCTGGATGACAAACTGGCCACGTCGTCGAATGCCGTGGAAAACGCCAG CCAACAGGCCAGCATGCAGGTGGAGTCTCTCCAGGAACAGCTGAGCAATGTGGTGAAGCAGAGGGACGACGCACTTTTACAACTCAGAACCTCTCAGGAACAAGTCAGGCAGTATGCAGTGTCGCTCTCAAACCTGCAGATGGTGCTAGAGCAATTCCAGCAAG AGGAGAAAGCCATGTACTCGGCAGAGCTGGAGAAGCACAAAAAGGAGAAGGACGAGTGGAAGAGAAAAGCTCTCCTGCTTGAAGACCAAGCATCTGCTCTGCAG CTGAACTTGGACGAAGCCAACGCTGCTCTAGATTCGGCGTCTCGCCTCACAGATCAGATCGATCAGAAAGAGGAGCAAATCGAAGTGCTAAACAAGCAAG tgaaTGTGAGGCAGGAGATGCTGGAGGAGGCACAAAAGAAACTCATGAACCTTCTCAACAGCACAGAAGGAAAGATCGACAA GGTTCTGATGCGCAACCTGTTTTTGGGCTACTTTCACACGCCTAAAACGAAGCGGGCCGATGTGCTGAGGCTCATGGGAAGCGTGTTGGGACTGAGCAGAGAACAAGTCGATCAG ATGTTGGAGGATGATGCCCGCCACGGTGTTGGTGGGTGGGTATCGAGCTGGCtcggaggcagaggagctcagaGTGTGCCGAATACGCCACAGAGGCCCACCAGTGGCCCGGGGCTGAACTCG